A single Epinephelus lanceolatus isolate andai-2023 chromosome 22, ASM4190304v1, whole genome shotgun sequence DNA region contains:
- the LOC117246302 gene encoding uncharacterized protein LOC117246302 yields the protein MNIVLLIAVMLTLSVVDGNNQPCLWNPDNNAYNKFVQRHIIQEPFDRLSWVDWQNYIWKYGLSHRPRQSFIEGWDVGRVAYICNGGGYPILPPQPGNLCMSSFGLLVYDLTVDNNGRVTSLMQNVQYVIVACDVVVNQCLPVHFERYFHQMPDLTAGPCMPA from the exons ATGAACATCGTTCTGTTGATCGCTGTCATGCTCACTCTTTCCGTTGTTGATGGGAACAATCAGCCTTGTCTGTGGAACCCTGACAACAATGCGTACAACAAATTTGTTCAGAGACACATCATCCAAGAACCCTTTGACAGACTATCATGGGTTGACTGGCAAAA CTACATATGGAAGTACGGACTCAGCCACAGACCCAGGCAGTCCTTCATCGAGGGCTGGGATGTGGGAAGGGTCGCGTACATCTGCAATGGCGGTGGCTACCCCATTTTGCCTCCTCAACCAGGTAACTTATGCATGAGCTCCTTTGGCTTGCTGGTGTATGATCTCACAGTCGACAACAACGGCAGAGTTACAAGTCTCATGCAAAACGTACAATATGTGATCGTGGCTTGTGATGTGGTTGTCAATCAGTGCCTTCCTGTCCATTTTGAGAGGTACTTCCACCAAATGCCAGACTTGACAGCTGGACCCTGCATGCCTGCATGA